cttttatatattcaaaattcCCCATAAtacaataacttaaaaatattattgaagcAAGGgacaagtaataaaaatattgaaggaTCTAGGCTGGTAAAGCATGGACAGAGATCCACACAGTTAACAGGAATATAAAAAACTTAACaaagctaggcgcagtggctcatgtctgtaatcccagcagtttggaaggctgaggcaagaggatcacctgagctcaggagtttgagaacagcctgagcaatacagtgagaccccgtctctacaaaaaattaaaaaattaactgggcatggtggcatgtgcctgtagtcccagctactcgggaggctgaggtgggaggatcacttgagcccaggaggtcaaggctacagtgagctgtgatggcaccattgcactccagctcgggcaacacagcaaggccctgtctctcaaaaaaccccacaatttaACAGGCCTTCCAGTTTCCCATGGTCTAATTCTAGCACATATGGTGCCATCTGCTGGGTGAACAATATGAAAGGAAGATGGGAGTTTAAAGTGTCCTAAAACAAAACAGTAGCCATCGAAGAATACATActcatgattccacttacatgaagcataaaaatgggcaaaactaaaCATATTGTTTAAGGAATATCAAGAGGGACTGGCCATGTTTACTTCTTAAGTTGGGTGAAAACATACTTTCCGATCCTTTTAACTGTACTTTCCCTTCTCTGTAACTTCAAGTTCTAACAGAAAACTGTGTCTTATCCTTTTGGAATTAACTctaattctaaaaattttatttaaaatgtatctgGCTCATCATTTCGGAAACAAAGTCAAGACAGTAAGAAGTTCAAGTTAAATGATGGCAGCTTCAGCCATCACTCTCATAAGCTGCTTATTCTTCATTACCATTTCCTATGGATCTGCATGCCCCCAAACAATCCAAAATTCCCATTAGCAACTCAACAATTTGAAAAGCAAGTCACATAGGGTTGGAGAATGTAACAGGTGCAGCTGAGAAGTCAGGCTGGCATAGCACTAGCTGACTGAGGGACACTGATTAAAAAAATCACTCCTTTTTAAAAGCTTAGAGTCAGTAATCTGATTCCTTAGTTGCTTTTATTTTGattaagattaaaaaacaaagacaaaaaagcacATAACTATGCTAACCATCTGTAATCTCAAGGTTGTACTCATCAAACCAATACAACAGAGCTTAATATTCAAGTATCACTACATCAGATGGTTACAAGAGACTTACTGTACATTTCCTGGTTTGGACCAGGCCATGTTCTGGGTTTCCTTCAATCCTAGCCGAAGACCATTCATTGCCCCAAACGCAGCCCCTGGTAAATCATAAAAATTCACCCAGATAAGACagctttatattaaaaaaaaacctcaaaactgCATAACTACACTtctgattctttttcatttttatttaatagaaaaagacaaatgtaaatattaaaaaaaaaaaaccctgaaaccaACATTctaattgcttttgattttacgcTCCCTCAACTACTTGAACTGAGCACTCTTGAGAAAAAAGTATGTAACACTCACCTGTCATGCAACATCCTCCTATCGTAAAGAAGGCCAGCTCAAATCTGTCCCAGGTTTTATTAGCTCCGGTAGGTAAAATAAACTCATCTGTATCCTAAAAGGATAATAATGAAAACCAAGCTGAGTGTCCCTCAAGACACAAATCTTGTAAAGTTGCCTTTTTAACATTTCAAGTAGTTTTTCACAGAAAATAAACCTTAAATTAACTCAAACCTAtacttaaacaaaaataaaactttctgcaGAAGTAACACCTAAATCAAAGTGAAATGAAATATGAAACACAGTTCTTAGAAGGGAGTCTCATTAAAGACTTTGTTTCCTTCAAAACGTAAATCTGATAGATTTGTGCAAAAGTGTTTAGAAAGGACAGCTCTAGAGAAAGGAACACTGAAAGCTATGAGAAGAACAGAACAGACAACTAGTCTGGAAGACACAAATAACTTTCATTCTGTAGCAGCTATTTATTGTGCATTTTTCTATGTATAAAGCCAAATGTTCACAAACATGAGCAAAAACTAATAAAGTACAACAGTTTGGATCAATTATGCAAGGGCAAATGACCCCCTTTAATAATTCTTATCTGTTTAAGGAGTATATATTCCTTTGATACTCTCAGAAAGCTATAGACCCTATTTCTAGTAATTGCATACACAAAATGTGGCATGAACCCCTGGAAGGTCATCCAAAATACTAAGATTGAGAAATGACACTCTTAAGAGCAAAATATGGTTACCAATTTTGAAGAGTCAATGCACCTTTATGAAAAACacactcaaaaaaacaaaattttatcaccatgttggattaaaaaaaaaaaaatcacactcatTTTTGGCAAGCTTTCCATCCAAAGATGGTTAAAATAAGCCTCTAATGGCTAGGTCACACCCTTGGCAAAAAGACACATAGTGTGTTACACTTAACATAGTAAAGACCACTGACAATTAACATTCTCCTACATCCTTGTGGCAAATACTGAATGTTGATTCAGAAAACCGTATTCCTAATCAGAAAACTGTGGTTCTGCCTTGGTTTTTTCTTTCTGGCATGTGCCACATCCTCACCAAAAATTGCAAAAGTAAACAAACACATCCACTCTCATCACATAAGAATGGTCTGTTGGGCAATAATAAAATCCGAATAGATCCCATGTCATAATATAATTGTATAGAGTTTTATAAATTTTGGGTACTTCAACTTTTAAATAATGACTTAGTATTAAACTGCTTTTTGTTTGAGTTTTTAGAAATGCTAGATTCAATGTGGTAAGGTAAATAATTATTCTTCAGTCTCAGGCCATGgttgctgagaagaaaaaaaaaattatccttcaatACAGAAACAGACCACTAATTAAGAATagaaaacttggccaggcacggtgcctcccgcctgtaatctcagcgctttgggaagccgagtcaGGTGGACtgccagagctcaggagttcgaggccaccctgggcaacatggtgaaaccccgtctctactaaaatacaaaaaattagctgggcgtggcagtgtgcacctgtagtcccagctacttgggaggctgaggcaggagaattgcttgaacccgggggtggaggttgcagtgagctgagatcacgccactgcactccagcctgggtgacagagcaagactccatctccaaaaaaaaaaaaaaaaaaaagaaaagaaaacttaaaaaaaaaaaaaaaaggctgtgatGAACATTATCAAGCAAGCAAAAGTGCACGTTAGCACCAACTCATTCTCCTGCTAGTATCAACTGAAAAATATAACAAGGGTTGCAAGCAAACGTCCATCAATTCACACACAAACAAGGCTGTTATCAAAGTATGTTAATATACTGAATGTATAGAAGATTTACTAAAAAGCTCTTGTTAAACCTGTCCTGTTGACACTCCAGGACACTAGTATTACTAAAATCCCAAGTACCAGAGTTTGCTGACATGGAAGATAAATCCAAGAATTGGTATCAATGTACttgctggggggaaaaaaaaaaaaaaagaaaaaacttttttaatttataattttgcgTGTTTAACACTAtggatgttaaaaatatttaaattttccttatttttgtacCAGATGTTCACCTGGGCTAACAAAAAAATTTATTACttgacacaattaaaaaaaaaaatttcaatgagGATATAAGAGTAGTGACAATACAAAAGCATTAGTAAGAGAAACTACAATACTGTATCAGATAAAAGTTGgctaggcacagtagctcatgcttataatcccagcactttgggaggccaaggtgggaggactgcttgaacccaggagttccagaccagcctggacaacacagtgagaccctgtgtctactattaaacaagaaaaaaaaaaagttgttgccAAAGTCACGACATGGTGAGTTGACAGGTACTATTTTATTTAAGATGTCTCTAACCttcaaaagtataaataaaagttttacaaAATGTAATTTCTATTATCTTTAAATTTAAGGTCTCCAGAATTATTTCCAATAACAGATGAGGtttataaaacactttttaaagtcTGAAGTCCCTCTAGAATTCCAATGGAAGATTAAATGTTCATGATGAAGAATGAATTCACAAGTTTTTGGGgggatatgaaatattttatgtctAACCTTAATAAGCCCCACCTAGCAATGCAGGGCCACAATGATATTGAATTTTAACTAGATCTAGAGTACAACCTCTAAGTGTAGATTCAACATTAAAGCAAAATACATGCAACTAGTTTTGAAATTTTGAGTAAACTGACAAAGGAgtacttttaaagtaaaaaaaaatcaatgaacacccaatgttaaaatataacatttgaaaaacatttcaaaaataatgaagCTTTAAATTGGCAAGGTCCAAACCATCAACTTGCTTCAATTTGAACACTTAACGCAAACAAGAAATGCAGCAGCTGTCAGATGCCGTTAGTGATTCAACTCTGAAATAAAAGGTTCCAACCATaacgcttaaaaaaaaaaaaaaaaaaaaaaaaaaaaaaggccaggcatggtggctcatgcctgtaattccagcactttgggaggccaaggcagaaggaccacttgaggccaggagtgaagagaccagcctgggcaactaagtcagatcacatctctacaaaaatgtaaaaaaaaaaagaattagccaggcatgatggtgttcATCTGCAGCCCTAGCTatctgggaggatgaggcagaaggaccgcttgagcctaggagtttgaggttacagtgagctatgatgctgCTACTGCAACTcgagtctgggagacagagtgagactttgtctcttagaaaaaaaagagagagagaaaatggagtTACTGATATGTATCTCATGTACCATACAATTCACTTACTTAGAgcgtacaattcagtggtttttagtatagtcaGAGTCGTGCAACCAAGactacaataaattttaaagcatcttcatcaccccccaaaaaaatcacatacccattagcagtcactgccCATTTACTCCCAACCCTTGGCAGCTACTAATCTACCTTCTTGTCCatatatttgcctattctggacattccatataaatggaaccacacAATATGTGGTCtcttgtgactggtttctttcatttaggAAGTTTTAAAGGTTCATTTATATTGTAGCATAAtttaatagttctttttttattaccaaataatattccgtttgtatggatatgccacacttttttatccattcatcagtggataaacatttggtttgtttccattttttggttattatgaataatgctactagcAACATTCATTTACAACTTATGTGCACAGaggttttcaattctcttgagtATGGAGTATACGCAAGTGAAATTGCCAGTCATAAGGTAACTCTATTTTTAAcactttgagaaactgccagactgtttctaAAAGCAGCTGTAtcgttttacattcccaccagcaatgtacagaggtccaatttctctacatcctcaacaatacttattattttctttttgattatagtGATCCCCGTGGGTGTAaagaggtatctcattgtggttttatttctctaattAATGTTACTGACCAGCTTTCATGTCATTATTAGACATCTGTATATCTTCatagagaaatgtctactcaaatcctttgcccattttgtaattattttttattaatgtttcaagagttaaaaaaattaaatattctagatataaattccttatcagatacataatatgcaaatattttctctcagtctgtggactgtcttttcccaatttttttccttttgagacaaagtctctctctgtcacccaggctggagttaagtGGTTTGATTATGCTCACTGACACTTGAcctgctggactcaagtgatcctcccacctcagcctccctagtagctgggactacaggtgcacaccaccacaccccgctaatttttgtatttttttgcagagatgggatcttcttatgctggccaggcaggtctcaaactgctgggctcaagtgatcctcccgcctcagcctcttaaaagtgttgggattataggcacgagccactgcgccaggactttttccattctttatttatttatttatttttttttttgagaccgagtcttactctgttgcccaggttgaagtgcaagtggcacgatctcggctcaccgcaacctctgcctcccaggttcaagtgattctcctgcctcagcctcccaagtagctgggattacaggcacccagcaccacgcctggctaatttttgtgttttttagtagagatggggtttcaccatgttggccaggctggtctcgaactcctgacctcaggtgatccacccgcctcagcctcccaaagtgctgggattacaggtatgagccactgcacctggcctccattcTTGTTGGTATTGTCTAAACCACAAAATCTTAAAATTCTGATTAAATACAATTTATCAACTTTCTTTTTAccacttgtgcttttggtgtcacatccaAGAAATCACTGTCTAATCCAAAGTCACAACTACTTGTGCCCAtgatttcttctaagagtttgacTGCTTTAGtttacatttgagtctttaatccatttggtgGTAACATTTTGCATATGGTGCAGGGTTAGGGTTCAACTTCATTCTTATGCATATGGATTCCAGTTGTCCTAACGTCTCCCCTGACTTAACTATCTTGGCATCCTTGTTGAAAAGCAAGTGACTGCATATATTGTAAGGTCTTTCTTCTGGACTCTGTATTTCATTAACTATGGATTTATTCTTATGTTACCATCATGATGTGGCTCTGTAGAAAGTTTTGAAATTGGCAAGTTCAAGTCCTCCAATCTATTTTCTCAAGGTCATTGGCCATTCTATGTCCCctgaatttccatatgaattttaggataaaaacttgtcaatttctgcaaaaaagccAGCTGGGATTTTGACAGGCACTGCACTAAATCTGTTGGTTAATTTGGTGAGCAGTgccattttaatattaaaattttcagtATCATAGCATGTGTCTTTCCACTTaatttcaataatgttttatagttttcagaatATGTTTTGCACCTGGtccatttatttctaagtatttgttTTTTGATGTTATTGGTAATGAACTgttttttgtaatttcatttttgtagTGTTCATTGCAACTGTCtagaaatatatttgatttatgtatattgaacttgtattctgcaacttgctGAACTCGATCATTAGTTTTAACAGATTTTTGtgatttcccttgtgattttctatcgataagatcatgtcatttgtaaACAGATAGTTTAACTTCTTTTTCAACTTGAATGCCATTTAATGTACTtgactaattgccctggccagacaATGCTGAATATAAATGAGAGTGAATATACTtattttgttcctgatcttagggagaaggcattcagtctttcaccattaaattaTGTTAGCTTTGGATATTCTGTAGATGGCATTTAACAGGCTGAAGTCCCTTTTAtgtctagttttatttatttatttagagatagggtcttactctgttgcccaggctggagtgtagtgtggTGTGGAGTGTAGTGtggtgttctcagctcactgcaacctttgtctccagggttcaagcgattctcgtgcctcagcctctcaagcagctgggattacaggtaggcaccaccacgcccggctaatttttgtatttttagtagaaacagcgtttcgctatgttggccaggctggtctcaaactcctggcctcaagtgatctgcccacctcagcttcccagagtgctgggattacaggtgtgaatcactgcgcccagcctagtttGTTTTTATAATCATTAAAGGGGGTGTTGGAtgttgtcaaatgatttttgtgaatctattgagataagcATGTGGTCTTTGTACTATATTCTTTCCTTGATTGCTTTATTATAAATTGATATGGCACAATACAttaattttcagatgttaaatcAACCTTGCTTTTCTAATATACCCAAGATATATTTCCTAATATATCTTGGATTCAAAAAGATACTCTTTGAAACTTTTGATGCTTAGTCAAAAAAACCCTGATATTGTAAACCGAGCTTTAAAACACactttgcctgtaatcccagcactttgggagcctggccaacatggtgaaaccccgtctctattgagaacacaaaaattagccaggcgtggtggtgggcgcctgtagtcccagctactcgggaggctgaggcaggacgatggcctgaatttgggaggctgaggttgcagtgagcagagatcgcgctactgcactccagcctggaggacgaAAGCAaaactctggctcaaaaacaaacaaacaaacaaacaaaaaaaacccacacacttTGTAACTAGGCATCCCAATACTTTTATTGGGGTGCTTTCAAAAATTAATTCTGctctggttttaaaaaataagcttttgAAGGGAGTTAACTGGTTTCAGAGAGATGCAGGCCAAGCTCCTGGTGTTTGTGAGGAAAAAAGGGTGAATGGAGACCAGAGACTTACTGCCTCCAGAAGTGTATGTCATAGTTCAAGTCAGCATAGCACTTGgcgtttttttaaaaatggtaaaataatgCACCAAACTAGTAAAATCTTAATCTTACCTGCACGAGGTATCGTGGATCCACATTTAAATAAGGAGACAGAGGGTTCATACCAGCTActagagagaaaacaaaatgtcacATTGCAACAAAATTCTTTAAGTTAATTCAGTTAGAGTTAATTCAGCTCCTGATTGTTACATGTGTTTGCAATTTTTATAGGCTCACTGAAGGCggaaaattttttcccattttatcctCCCTATCTGTCAGTTTGGGGGCTGACTCATCCTGAGACCCTCAATCCCAAACCAGGTCTTCCACTGGTGGCTCAGGCTTTTACACCAATAAGATAATCGCAGTGTCATAGATCTGATTTTTGAACTTACAGGAAGTGCAGTCCAGGCCATTTACAAAGCTAATTTCTTTCACTTTACTACAAGAATGCTTGGTGACTATGTAAATTGCAAAATAAGACTGAGAAAAGACTAATCAATTCCATGGGAAAAACAGTGGTTGGGTTGGGTTTTCTGACTGTGTACATGTTGTATCTAACTATTTCAAGGCAGTTCCTTCACATATTACTATTAACGATTGATTTACTGTGGCAAGGTTGAGAATCCTTGGGTCATTACCACAGGTATGTGGGTCTgtgcaaaagaaaacacaaactttGAGAGGGCCAGACCTGAATTCACTAACATTGAAAACAGTAAAACCTATCATCTTTGGTTCCTTCTGTATCTCAGCAGTTATTTACAAACCTATGCATCACCCATGCCTCTATGTTTTCATCAATTAGGAGTCCTgcttgttctatttttaataccTATTTTGAATTGTGTTACTTATCTTCTCTATCGCTACCATCCTAGTCCAACCATCATATCTCACAGCAACAATTTCCTAACTCCTTGCTTTCTCTTACCCCTTCAATTCACTGTCTACATAGCAACTACAgtgatttttcttaagaaaatcgAAACTCCTTACCATAACTTACAAAATCCTACATTAGCTGTCATTCCCTACCTCTCTGATTTCACAAGCTTCAATTGATCCAACTCCCTTGTAACTACGAAGACAGACTGGCCTAAGAGCTGTTCCTTAAACATGCCAAATTTGTTTCGTTTCAGGACATTTGCACTAGCTATTTTCCTGGATACTTGCCTCCCAAGCATTTGTACTGTATTTGGGTCACAGCTCAAATGTCAACTCCCTTGAGATGTTTTCCCTAATCCGCTCTAAAATGGCATCCTGCTTCCATCACAATCTCATGACTCTGCTTTATTCCCTTTATAGTACTTATCACTAACGGCaatgttttaatttatgtttGTTGGTTTACCTCAGTATTATGTAAGCTCTGTGAGCGCAAGAGtcctcttttcaaaaaaaaaaaaaacccacaaaaaccacTATAGTCCTGCCCCCAGAAATGTAGCTAGCACACTGTAAAAGCTCAGTAAATGGTGTTCATTCCCTGGTCCCCCAATTTACCTTCAAATCTTAATCAAATTAATTTAACAATATTGTCACATTAAGGAAGTATATATGCTCTTTGTGCTCTGAAACTCAGAGATACTAAGATTAATATGAAACTGTGTTCTAAACAGGTAAAGTAGTAGCTCAGGCCtaggaatcccagcattttgggaggccgagacaggaggatggcctgagttcgagagtttgagaccagcttggacaacacagggagaccccatctccacaataagtcaaaaaaaatttttttttaaattagccaggcgtggtggtacgtacctagagtcccagctacttaggaggctcagaggggaggattgtttgagctcaggagtgccaGGCTTCAGTGAAGTATAATCATGCCACCGCACCCCAacatgggtgacagaacgaggtcctgactctaaaaacaaacaaacaaaaaacgaaacaaaacaccATGTGTTGTAGATTCAGTTTGACAAAGGTGACACCAGGGAAATGAAaggtcttttatatttttttgcacTAGAGTCAGTCTGAACATATTTCGTTGTTGTTGCTCCTTAGTATAAAATACCTAGAGAAATATTACAAGGATTCTCTAAAAAGAAAGTACTTTCGTAAAGGCTTTATCCACGACCAACTGCCTATCTTTAGGTCCAAGTTCTATTTACCTAGTTGAACAACCACAGTTACAAAGTACCAAAGTTCTGGAAAACATATTCACAAGACCGAGGAGAGGCAAAGGCAAGATATTTATGCCTCTGTATACCTTGATGTTGCCTATTTCCTTTCCTATAATTCTTACCTGGCTTCTTTCTTCATGTCTATATACCACCTTTAAAGTTCAGCTTACTTCCTAGCTCCTAAAGAAGGTTTCCTAGCCTGCCCCAAGtcatatttatttctcacttacATGCAATATTACTGAATATTCTGCCCTGACGGCTACTTGGAGGCTCGGAATATGTCGCTGTGTACTAAAAAGTTAACTACGGGCTTGCTATTTGGAATACATTTACTCCCAAAGCTGGGCTCTACTCTTAAGGGTCAATCACACGGGGCCCACCACACACAAAACGTACGAGGCTTGGATATAAACCTAAGAAAACATGCATCATCTCGCGAGTCCAGGTCAATCACGGACAGCTTCCCCAGGAGATCCGTGGCCCTTTTTTAGGCCTTTCTATCTTGAAAGAGCAGCCATGCAGATACACTAACCCCACCACTGGTACTTAAGTTTGTAAATgccagcaaggaaaaaaaaaaaacaacaacataaaacaTGGGACGCGCAACTTTAGTGTAGACGCAAGAACCAGTCAGAAATAATCGCAAGCTAGGCCCCATACTTACGCGGGACGCCAGCCAAATCCGCGTGCGAGTAACCTGCTCCGCCGGCTCTAAAAAACCGGCCAATACCCCTGTGGTTTTGTTGCCGCTTCCCCCGCCTCCTTCCATGGTATCGCAGCAAACCGAGTGGTTCCCGCCGCTGCCTCAAGCCTGGGTGGTCCTCTGGGCCGTTACTCCTCAATAACAGCGGGTAACCCCGCGTTGCCAGCGCCTACTTCACACGCTGACGTTCCGGGCGCCGGTTCCCGTTAAGCGCCACACTTCCGCTTTGCGGCAGTGTGCGCCCCGGAAGCCGGAAGCGCCTGACGGCAGCTTTCCGGTGGTGGGAAAGTGAACGAATCCCGAATCAAAGCGGCGCATTGAGGCAGGTGGGGTGCCAGTGGAAGAGGGAAGGCAGGCGAGTGTTTACGGCCTGACTTGGGAGGCCGGCGGATCAGCAATTGCAGAAGCAGGCAGCGGCAGAGAGGGAATGGTGCAGGCAGGCGCTGAGAAG
This region of Gorilla gorilla gorilla isolate KB3781 chromosome 8, NHGRI_mGorGor1-v2.1_pri, whole genome shotgun sequence genomic DNA includes:
- the TIMM23B gene encoding LOW QUALITY PROTEIN: mitochondrial import inner membrane translocase subunit Tim23B (The sequence of the model RefSeq protein was modified relative to this genomic sequence to represent the inferred CDS: inserted 1 base in 1 codon); its protein translation is MEGGGGSGNKTTGVLAGFLXAGGAGYSHADLAGVPLAGMNPLSPYLNVDPRYLVQDTDEFILPTGANKTWDRFELAFFTIGGCCMTGAAFGAMNGLRLGLKETQNMAWSKPGNVQILNMVTRQGALWANTLGSLALLYSAFGVIIEKTRGAEDDVNTVAAGTMTGMLYKCTEMALDSPFCVLLSGS